The Bacteroidota bacterium DNA window TGTGGAACTGGCACGCAAAGCAGGATTGCTGATCTCCATCGATCTTGCCAGCTATAATGTGGTGGATGAACACAGAAATTTCCTGGAAAAACTTCTGAGTGAACAGGTTGACATAATCTTTGCCAATGAGGAAGAAGCCAAAGCTTTTACCGGGATGGATCCATACCGGGCTCTTGAAATCCTGGGAGACCTGGCAGATTATGCCATTGTGAAAACAGGCCCCAATGGCTCCCTGGTTAAAAGTAAAAACCAGGTTTTCCATATTGATGCTATCCCTGCCCATTGCATTGATACTACCGGCGCCGGTGACCTTTATGCTTCGGGTTTCCTGTATGGGCTCGTTAACGGCTGCTCCCCGGAGAACTGCGGGAAAATTGGATCTATCCTCGCAGGTAATATCATTGAAGTCGTTGGAGCCAGGATGGACGACCATCGATGGGCAAAGATCATGGATCAGGTTTCACTACTTTTGTAATGTTAAAATCACTCCCCCTTTACCATTAGTAAATAAATCAGTAGTTTTTTTTATTTGAGGCAGGATTTTTTTACTTTTGCAGCCCTAATTTTCAGGTAATAGTAATACAAGTATTAAACAATGAAGGTATATCAAACACAGGACATCCGGAATATCGCTCTTATCGGGGGCGCTAAAACCGGTAAAACGACATTGTCGGAATGCATGCTCTTTGAGGGCGGCGTGATCAACAGAAGAGGAAGTATTGACGATAAAAACACGGTTTCCGACTACCGGGAAATAGAGCTTGAAAGGCAGAATTCTGTGTTTGCTTCAGTGATGTACACCGAACATGCCGATAAAAAGATCAATATTATCGATACCCCGGGTTTCGATGATTTCGTAGGTGAGGTCATATCCTCCCTCAAGGTCGCCGACACCACCGTGATGGTTGTTAATGCCCAGAATGGTGTGGAGGTGGGCACCGAAGTCACCTGGCGGCACTCGGAGAAAAATAATAAACCCGTTATTTTTGCCATCAACCACCTCGAACATGAAAACTCAAACTGGGATGAAACACTTACCCAGTTGAAACACCATTTCGGAGGTGGGATCACAATGGTGCAATATCCGGTAAATACCGGTGTGGGCTTTGATTCGGTGATAGACCTGCTGAAAATGAAATTGTACAAATATCCGCAGGATGGAGGTAAACCTCAGATCCTGGATATTCCGGATAGCGAAAAAGGTAAAGCCGAGGAATTGCAGGCTGCCATGATCGAAGACCTGGCCGCTAACGATGAAGCCCTGATGGAGAAGTATTTCGACCAGGGAACTTTGTCGGAAGAGGATATTCAGAACGGATTGAAGATAGGTCTTTTAAACCGCGGATTCTTCCCGGTTCTCTGCATCAATGCCAAACAAAACATGGGTGTAGGCCGCCTTCTGGAGTTTATTGCCAACAATGCTCCCGCACCGAATGAAATGCCCCTGGTGAAAACCCTGTCGGGAAAAGAATTGAAATGCAATGCTTCGGATCCTGTCTGTGCTTTCATTTTTAAGACTACCATAGAATCCCATCTCGGAGAAGTATCTTTCTTCAAACTCTATAGCGGAGAAATTACCGAAGGTATGGATCTTATCAATGGCAATAATGCCACCAAGGAAAGGATCTCCCAGGTCTTTGCTTTCTCAGGAAAGAACCGCGATAAGATAGATAAAGTCTATGCCGGAGACATTGCGGCCACCATCAAGCTGAAGAATAGCCGCACCAACCAGACACTCAATTCACCAAAGACTTCGGATGAGAAGGTACCTCCCATCGTTTTCCCGGATCCTAAGTTCCGCGTCGCTATCAAAGCAAAGAACCAGGCCGATGATGAAAAGCTGGGTGCTGCACTTAATGAGATCCATCGTATGGACCAAACCATGGTTGCCGCTTACTACAAAGAGTTAAAACAGATGATCATGCAGGGTCAGGGCGAATTACACCTGAACATCGTGAAATGGCATCTGGAAAACCAGTATAAGATCCCTGTCGAATTTCTTACACCTAAAATTCCCTACCGGGAAACCATCACAAAACACTCACAAGCAAGTTATCTGCATAAGAAACAGTCGGGGGGCTCAGGACAGTTCGGACAGGTTTATATGCTTATCGAACCTTATGAAGAAGGCATGCCCGAACCTTCAAAGTACAAGCTGAAGCAGACCATGAGCATGTCGTCGGTCAATCCCCTCAGCATACAGAAAAGTGAGACCGAACTGGCCGTAAGCGTCAGGGGTAAGGATGAGATTGAACTGGAATGGGGCGGAAAACTGATCTTTTACAACTGTATCGTAGGCGGTTCCATCGACGCACGCTTCCTTCCTGCCATCCTCAAAGGAATCATGGAAAGGATAGAAGAAGGGCCTCTTACGGGTTCATATGCCCGCGACATCAGGGTATGCGTTTACGATGGTAAGATGCACCCGGTCGATAGTAATGAAATCTCTTTCAAACTTGCAGGACGTGCAGCCTTCAGCATGGCTTTCAAGGAAGCTGCTCCCAAGATCCTGGAACCTATTTACGATCTTGAAGTGATGGTTCCCGAAGATAAAATGGGTAGCGTTATGACGGACCTGCAGGGACGGCGTGCCATCATCATGGGTATGGAAGGCGGAACCATCCGCGCTAAAGTACCCCTGGCTGAAATGAGCCGCTACTCAACCGCACTGAGTTCACTGACCAGCGGACGCGCAACCTACAACATGAAGTATGCCGAATATGCCCAGGTGCCACCCGATGTACAGGATAAACTCCTGAAAGAATACGAGGAAAGCAAGAAAGAAGACGAATAGCAATAAAAAAGCCCGGGAAACCGGGCTTTTCGTTTTACCTGAAAAGCTTTATCAGTTCCTGGTAATCATCCTGACTTAACTTGTGTACATTACCTCCTACATTGTTGGCAATCATGGTATCCAGGATAAGATCATGATCAATATCGGGTATTTGCATCATGGATAGCCTTACAGGACTTCCGATCGAAACAAAGAATTTCTCCAATGCTTCTATGCCTTCTTCGGCCGTTTCCGTCCCGAAAAGGTTTTTTACCAATTCCTGTATCCTTCCGGGGATCTTCCCGAGATGCAACCTGAGCCATGCCGGATAAACTATGGAAAGTGAAGCTCCATGAGGTATATCATACAGCAACCGACATGACTTTGGCAGAGTCGATCACGCTCCCGCCACCCACGGCGACAATGAAATCAACCTTTTCCTTCCTGGCAAGCTCCGAAGCTTTGTCCACATCATCCACCAAAGGATTGGGTTTTATACCGGAATATTCGATGACCCTTATTCCCCTGCCTTCCAACTGTGCCATGATCTGGTCGTAAATGCCATTTCTTTTGATCGAACCACCACCGTAAACCAGTAATGCTGTCTTTCCGAGGCTCTCAACTGTTTTGCCAAGTCCCGCTACAACATCCCTTCCGAAATAAAGTTTGGTTGGATTGTAAAGAATGAAATTTTCCATATTTTATTTTTTGACAGTTTATGAAATGCTTAAAAAATTTGTACCCACCCCCTGGCCCCCTCTGCTGGCAGGGAGGGGGAACGCGCTAATCAAATGTTTGATAAATCAGATAGTAGCTTTCAATAATTGGTATGCTAAAATCCATTCTCAAATTATTTTTACTTACTTGCTACTTATATTATTTTTCACAAAGTAGAATTAGCACACCCCCCCTCCCTGCCAGCAGGGAGGGGGCTGGGGGGTGGGTATGCTAAAAAAAGCGAACAGAATTTAATGCGAAACTTCAGTCACTTAATTAAACAACAGAAAACGCCGATGGTTTTTATTCCTGCTCGCTGATTACACCGCTTCCCAGGCAAATTTCCCGGTGTTCATCATAGATTACACCGAACTGCCCTGGTGCTACGCCTGCTACCGGTTTGTTGCTCTTTATCCTGAAAACATCCCCGGCCTGAAGCATAATACCCTCGCCAAATTCAGGCTGATGTCTTATCTTGAAGCTGACCTTTTGCCCTGTTGTGTAATCGCGGTCGGGTTTTTCATTTATAAACAGGAAATCTTCCAGGATGATCTCTTCTTTGTATTGTGCTATCGGGTCATAACCGTTGGAAACGAAGATGATATTTTCCGCAATGTTCTTTTGTACGACAAACCAGGGTCCTTGCCCGAGTCCAAGCCCTTTTCGCTGCCCGATGGTATGGAACCAGATGCCGCGATGCTCTCCAAGGATCTTCCCTGTTTCAAGCTCGATTATTTTACCCGGTTTTTCGCCTGTGTATTTTCGGATGAACTCGGCATAATTGATTTTCCCCAGGAAACAGATTCCCTGGCTATCGGGCCGGTGCGCGCTGGGCAAGCGCATTTCTTCAGCCATCGCCCTGACTTCCGCTTTCTGCAAATGCCCGATCGGGAACATAACCTGTTGCAGCTGGTCGTTAGTGATCCTGCCCAGGAAATAGGTCTGGTCTTTTCTTTTGTCCGCCGCTGTGGTAAGATAAATTACCCCGTTCTTTTCCGTTGTGCCGGCATAATGTCCCGTACTGATTTTATCGTAGGAGCTCCCGTAACGATCCCTGAAGCTTCCGAATTTTATCAGACGGTTGCACATCACATCCGGGTTGGGTGTGAATCCTTGCTTTACGGTTTTCAGTGTGTAATCAACCACACTTTCCCAGTATTCCTTCTGCAGATCGACGATCTCCATCCGGCAACCATACTTTTTCGCAATAAATGTCGTGATCTCAATGTCTTCCTCCGAAGGGCAGTCGGTGAATCCCGGCTCATCTTCCATAGCAATCCTGATATAAAAAATATCAGGCTCATACCCCATATCTTTCAGGATGGGGATGGTAACGGAGCTGTCAACTCCTCCACTGACAAGGGAAGCGATGTTCATTCTATAGATATCAGATCGCAGATCGCAGATCGTATATCTTAGATCTAATTCTGCGATCTGCGATTTCTTTCTTCGATCTCCGATCTGCGATCTCCTATTTCTTTCTTCGATCTGCGATTTCTTTCTTCGATCTGCGATCTGCGATCTGCGATCTCCGATCTGCGATCTCCGATCTCCGATTATATCATTCCTTCTTTATGTTTCTCCCCGATCACCTTCAGCATATCCACTGTCATGGCTTCGAGGCCGAATTTCGGGTCCCAGCCCCACTCTTCACGGGCGGCACTGTCATCCATATTATTGGGCCATGAGTCTGCAATGCTTTTCTTCACGGGATCAACATCGTAATCCATTTTGAAATCGGGTATATGTTTTCTGATCTCAGCAGCGATGATCTCAGGGTCAAAGCTCATGGCAGAAACGTTAAAAGCATTGCGGTGTTTCAGTTTCGACGGGTCGGCTTCCATCAGGTCGATGGCAGCGTCAAGAGCGTCAGGCATATACATCATGTCGAGGAAAGTGCCGGCAGGTAAGGGACAGGTAAATTTCTTATGTTTGATGGCTTCGTAATAGATCTCCACGGCATAGTCGGTGGTGCCGCCGCCGGGAAGAGTCACGTTGGAGATGATCCCCGGATAACGAAGCCCTCTGGTATCAACTCCGAAACGTTTGAAATAATAGTCACTGAGTAACTCTCCTGCCACTTTCGTTACACCGTACATGGTGGACGGGCGCTGAATAGTATCCTGCGGAGTGTCGTCGAGCGGGGTAGATGGCCCAAAAGCACCGATAGAACTGGGGAAAAATACGGCGCAGTTGTTTTCGCGGGCTACTTCAAGCACATTGTAAACACCGTTTACGCCAACATTCCATGCGGCCTGGGGATTCTTCTCAGCTACCGCCGAAAGAAGAGCTGCCAGGTTGTAAATGGTGTCAATCTTATATTTCCTTACGATTTCTGCGATCTTTTCAGGCTCGGTGGCATCTACCATTTCCGAAGGACCGGATTCCATAACGTCACTCGTTGGCATGGTCTTGCGGTAACCTGCTACCACATTATTGCTTCCGTAAACCTCACGCAGCCTCATTGCCAGTTCTGAACCGATCTGTCCGGCTGTTCCGATGATCAAAATATTTTTCATAGCGACAGGGTATTTTAGTGTTAAATGATTAACAAAATTTTGGGCAAAAATATAACAAATTTGATATGCCGCCCATTTTGATGAGGAAACTTTATACCCACAATATCTGAAAATTAAATTTTTAAATTCTATATTTGCACCAGTTTGTGAAATGCTTAACAGTTCAATTCTAATA harbors:
- a CDS encoding iron-containing alcohol dehydrogenase; its protein translation is MENFILYNPTKLYFGRDVVAGLGKTVESLGKTALLVYGGGSIKRNGIYDQIMAQLEGRGIRVIEYSGIKPNPLVDDVDKASELARKEKVDFIVAVGGGSVIDSAKVMSVAV
- a CDS encoding elongation factor G produces the protein MKVYQTQDIRNIALIGGAKTGKTTLSECMLFEGGVINRRGSIDDKNTVSDYREIELERQNSVFASVMYTEHADKKINIIDTPGFDDFVGEVISSLKVADTTVMVVNAQNGVEVGTEVTWRHSEKNNKPVIFAINHLEHENSNWDETLTQLKHHFGGGITMVQYPVNTGVGFDSVIDLLKMKLYKYPQDGGKPQILDIPDSEKGKAEELQAAMIEDLAANDEALMEKYFDQGTLSEEDIQNGLKIGLLNRGFFPVLCINAKQNMGVGRLLEFIANNAPAPNEMPLVKTLSGKELKCNASDPVCAFIFKTTIESHLGEVSFFKLYSGEITEGMDLINGNNATKERISQVFAFSGKNRDKIDKVYAGDIAATIKLKNSRTNQTLNSPKTSDEKVPPIVFPDPKFRVAIKAKNQADDEKLGAALNEIHRMDQTMVAAYYKELKQMIMQGQGELHLNIVKWHLENQYKIPVEFLTPKIPYRETITKHSQASYLHKKQSGGSGQFGQVYMLIEPYEEGMPEPSKYKLKQTMSMSSVNPLSIQKSETELAVSVRGKDEIELEWGGKLIFYNCIVGGSIDARFLPAILKGIMERIEEGPLTGSYARDIRVCVYDGKMHPVDSNEISFKLAGRAAFSMAFKEAAPKILEPIYDLEVMVPEDKMGSVMTDLQGRRAIIMGMEGGTIRAKVPLAEMSRYSTALSSLTSGRATYNMKYAEYAQVPPDVQDKLLKEYEESKKEDE
- a CDS encoding NAD-dependent epimerase/dehydratase family protein; its protein translation is MKNILIIGTAGQIGSELAMRLREVYGSNNVVAGYRKTMPTSDVMESGPSEMVDATEPEKIAEIVRKYKIDTIYNLAALLSAVAEKNPQAAWNVGVNGVYNVLEVARENNCAVFFPSSIGAFGPSTPLDDTPQDTIQRPSTMYGVTKVAGELLSDYYFKRFGVDTRGLRYPGIISNVTLPGGGTTDYAVEIYYEAIKHKKFTCPLPAGTFLDMMYMPDALDAAIDLMEADPSKLKHRNAFNVSAMSFDPEIIAAEIRKHIPDFKMDYDVDPVKKSIADSWPNNMDDSAAREEWGWDPKFGLEAMTVDMLKVIGEKHKEGMI
- the mnmA gene encoding tRNA 2-thiouridine(34) synthase MnmA, with amino-acid sequence MNIASLVSGGVDSSVTIPILKDMGYEPDIFYIRIAMEDEPGFTDCPSEEDIEITTFIAKKYGCRMEIVDLQKEYWESVVDYTLKTVKQGFTPNPDVMCNRLIKFGSFRDRYGSSYDKISTGHYAGTTEKNGVIYLTTAADKRKDQTYFLGRITNDQLQQVMFPIGHLQKAEVRAMAEEMRLPSAHRPDSQGICFLGKINYAEFIRKYTGEKPGKIIELETGKILGEHRGIWFHTIGQRKGLGLGQGPWFVVQKNIAENIIFVSNGYDPIAQYKEEIILEDFLFINEKPDRDYTTGQKVSFKIRHQPEFGEGIMLQAGDVFRIKSNKPVAGVAPGQFGVIYDEHREICLGSGVISEQE
- a CDS encoding iron-containing alcohol dehydrogenase, whose translation is MLYDIPHGASLSIVYPAWLRLHLGKIPGRIQELVKNLFGTETAEEGIEALEKFFVSIGSPVRLSMMQIPDIDHDLILDTMIANNVGGNVHKLSQDDYQELIKLFR